The Setaria italica strain Yugu1 chromosome IX, Setaria_italica_v2.0, whole genome shotgun sequence genome has a window encoding:
- the LOC101780404 gene encoding lecithin-cholesterol acyltransferase-like 1 — protein sequence MALVPPLLVVAALLAPPLGSGAGRLHPVVLVPGYGSNQLEAMLTAGYEPSAPACAAADEQGWFQLWPNHTATRDASQVPCFADQMSLVYDTGADDYRDADGVATRVPFFGSARALIGWDQVVRQLEGMGYRDGETLLAAPYDFRYAVAPPGHPSAVGGRYFRDLGRLIQASRLSQGRPAVVVAHSFGCALTYQFLLSRPLPWRRRYVHHVVFLGSALGGFAPGMQVLSAGMDYGLPGVSRPAMLRLARSQQSALWRLPTPLVFGDRPLAVTGGATYTARNMSGFLDAIGFHEGVRPYETRVLPMWEALPAPMVPVTSVIGVGVRTPETYVFGTDGFEGEPEVVYGDGDGDINLVSLAAIEAWAGVEGQAMEVVRLPGVHHAGFFSVDFAVERVVDEIYKAGGSVELDRTS from the exons ATGGCTCTCGTCCCTCCGCTCCTCGTCGTGGCGGCGCTCCTGGCGCCGCCGCTCGGGAGCGGCGCCGGGAGACTGCACCCGGTCGTGCTCGTGCCGGGATACGGGTCCAACCAGCTGGAGGCGATGCTGACGGCGGGGTACGAGCCCTCGGcgcccgcctgcgccgccgccgacgagcaggGGTGGTTCCAGCTGTGGCCGAACCACACGGCGACGCGCGACGCCAGCCAGGTCCCCTGCTTCGCGGACCAGATGAGCCTCGTCTACGACACCGGCGCCGACGACTAtcgcgacgccgacggcgtGGCCACCCGCGTCCCGTTCTTCGGCTCCGCGCGCGCCCTCATCGG GTGGGACCAGGTGGTGCGCCAGCTGGAGGGCATGGGGTACCGCGACGGCGAGACCCTCCTCGCGGCGCCGTACGACTTCCGCtacgccgtcgcgccgccgggcCACCCGTCGGCGGTGGGCGGCCGTTACTTCCGCGACCTCGGTCGGCTCATCCAGGCGAGCCGCCTCAGCCAGGGCCGCCCGGCCGTCGTGGTTGCGCACAGCTTCGGCTGCGCGCTCACGTACCAGTTCCTCCTCTCCCGCCCGCTCCCCTGGCGCCGCCGCTACGTGCACCACGTCGTCTTCCTGGGCTCCGCGCTCGGCGGGTTCGCGCCGGGGATGCAGGTCCTCAGCGCCGGCATGGACTACGGCCTGCCGGGCGTCTCGCGGCCGGCGATGCTCCGGCTGGCGCGGAGCCAGCAGAGCGCCCTGTGGCGCCTGCCCACGCCGCTGGTGTTCGGTGACCGGCCGCTGGCGGTGACCGGCGGCGCGACCTACACGGCGCGCAACATGTCGGGGTTCCTCGACGCGATCGGGTTCCACGAAGGGGTGCGGCCGTACGAGACCCGGGTGCTGCCGATGTGGGaggcgctgccggcgccgatggTGCCCGTCACCAGCGTCATCGGTGTCGGGGTCAGGACGCCCGAGACGTACGTGTTCGGAACGGACGGGTTCGAGGGGGAACCCGAGGTGGTgtacggcgacggcgacggggacaTCAATTTGGTGAGCCTGGCGGCAATAGAGGCCTGGGCCGGGGTGGAAGGGCAGGCCATGGAGGTCGTCAGGCTCCCCGGCGTGCATCACGCTGGCTTCTTCAGCGTCGATTTCGCTGTCGAGAGGGTGGTTGATGAGATATACAAGGCTGGAGGAAGCGTAGAACTCGATCGGACATCATGA
- the LOC101780808 gene encoding heptahelical transmembrane protein ADIPOR3, with translation MAPTAVATAEEAERLAAAAWGEEGEEEGKRGAGMKRRKRYGLVEYRALPGYLRDNEYIHRHYRCEWPLPQVLLSAFSIHNETLNVWTHLIGFFIFLALTIYTATQVPNVVDIQSLKHLPDVLRNADIHKIQAELVSCLPSLPHLSDLEKLKDELKSSWNSMEVLPSLSRWHLLELLSNCLPHRFTHTNETSLSVLQSMKDDIANMIAPELIRPIARWPFFAFLGGAMFCLLASSTCHLLSCHSRRLAYIMLRLDYAGIAALIATSFYPPVYYSFMCYPFFCNLYLSFITILGVATIAFSLLPVFQNPEFRTIRACLFFGMGASGVIPVLHKLVLFWHQPEALHTTGYEVLMGLFYGLGALVYATRVPERWMPGKFDIAGHSHQLFHILVVAGAYTHYHAGLVYLKWRDLQGC, from the exons ATGGCcccgacggcggtggcgacggcggaggaggcggagaggctagcggcggcggcgtggggggaggaaggggaggaggaggggaagcgCGGGGCggggatgaagaggaggaagcgcTACGGGCTGGTGGAGTACCGGGCGCTGCCGGGGTACCTGCGGGACAACGAGTACATCCACCGGCACTACCGCTGCGAGTGGCCGCTCCCGCAGGTGCTGCTCTCCGCCTTCTCCATCCACAACGAGACCCTCAACGTCTGGAC GCATTTGATAGGATTTTTCATCTTCCTCGCTCTGACCATATACACTGCAACCCAAGTCCCGAATGTAGTAGATATCCAGAGCTTGAAGCATTTGCCAGATGTGCTGAGAAATGCAGACATTCATAAGATCCAGGCGGAGCTTGTGTCATGCCTTCCATCGTTACCTCACCTTTCTGATTTAGAAAAGCTGAAGGATGAGCTGAAGAGCTCGTGGAATTCTATGGAGGTTCTTCCGTCTCTGTCCCGTTGGCATCTCTTGGAGTTACTCTCAAATTGCTTGCCACACAGATTTACCCATACCAATGAAACAAGTTTGTCTGTTCTT CAAAGCATGAAGGATGATATAGCAAACATGATTGCACCAGAGCTGATTAGACCAATTGCACGATGGCCATTCTTCGCCTTCTTGGGAGGAGCCATGTTCTGCCTTCTTGCCAGCAGCACTTGCCACCTTCTCTCCTGCCACTCCCGCCGCCTAGCATACATCATGCTTCGACTTGATTATGCAGGCATTGCTGCACTTATTGCCACATCCTTCTACCCTCCTGTATACTATTCTTTCATGTGTTACCCCTTCTTTTGCAACCTGTACCTCAGCTTCATAACCATCCTAGGTGTGGCAACTATCGCGTTCTCTCTACTCCCGGTCTTCCAGAACCCCGAGTTCAGAACCATCAGAGCGTGCCTCTTCTTCGGCATGGGCGCATCAGGTGTGATCCCTGTTCTTCACAAGCTGGTCCTTTTCTGGCACCAACCAGAGGCATTGCACACGACCGGCTACGAAGTTCTGATGGGGCTCTTCTACGGACTGGGAGCACTGGTGTACGCGACCCGGGTCCCTGAGCGCTGGATGCCTGGGAAATTTGACATCGCCGGGCACAGCCACCAGCTCTTCCACATCTTGGTTGTAGCTGGAGCATACACGCATTACCACGCAGGGCTCGTGTACCTCAAGTGGAGAGACCTGCAAGGCTGCTGA
- the LOC101781479 gene encoding calcium uniporter protein 4, mitochondrial, with the protein MAFHRTIARRLWAGKNAAASGAAIPKPPAAAPAPPARRPLPAVDDCPTLAFLRPRPTTAGYSTASVPLPAHCFPALPIGDQLFRRLRLDGLAPPVVVTVARPRPEEAGVTVEQARKVARAAEMEVARARLRSNAQSVVSGSEFAALCADIAGGVEGGRRLARALDESGVVIVLGDAVFLRPDMVAKAIESVILPAAKQQQQQLAAPRAGEEEEGEAAARRREELAAMEAQKAAIDADAAAQVRRELWCGLALVAAQTLGFMRLTFWELSWDVMEPVCFYVTSLYFMSGYAFFMRTATEPSFEGFFRARLASRQRRLMRARGFDVDRYNALGSAPAPVQSGDPREVLRHVSHVQ; encoded by the coding sequence ATGGCGTTCCACAGAACAATAGCACGGCGCCTATGGGCAGGCAAGAACGCGGCCGCCAGCGGCGCAGCCATTCCCAAGcctccggcggccgcccccgCACCCCCTGCACggcggccgctgccggccgtAGACGACTGCCCGACGCTCGCATTCCTGCGGCCCAGGCCGACGACGGCCGGGTACTCCACCGCGAGCGTCCCGCTCCCGGCGCACTGCTTCCCCGCCCTCCCCATCGGCGACCAGCTcttccgccgcctccggctcgACGGGCTTGCGCCGCCGGTCGTGGTCACGGTAGCGCGTCCGCGGCCTGAGGAGGCCGGCGTGACGGTGGAGCAGGCGAGGAaggtggcgcgggcggcggagatGGAGGTGGCGAGGGCGAGGCTGAGGTCCAACGCCCAGAGCGTGGTGTCCGGGTCGGAGTTCGCGGCGCTCTGCGCCGACATtgccggcggcgtggagggCGGGCGCAGGCTCGCCCGTGCGCTCGACGAGTCCggcgtcgtcatcgtcctcggCGACGCCGTCTTCCTCCGCCCCGACATGGTGGCGAAGGCGATCGAGAGCGTCATCCTCCCCGcggcgaagcagcagcagcagcagctggcagCGCCgcgcgccggggaggaggaggagggcgaggccGCCGCGCGCAGGCGGGAGGAGCTGGCGGCGATGGAGGCCCAGAAGGCGGCGATCgacgcggacgcggcggcgcaggtgcggcgCGAGCTGTGGTGCGGGCTGGCCCTGGTGGCGGCGCAGACGCTGGGGTTCATGCGGCTCACCTTCTGGGAGCTGTCGTGGGACGTCATGGAGCCGGTGTGCTTCTACGTCACCTCGCTCTACTTCATGTCGGGATACGCCTTCTTCATGCGCACCGCCACGGAGCCGTCCTTCGAGGGCTTCTTCCGTGCCCGCCTCGCGTCCAGGCAGCGCCGCCTCATGCGGGCTCGCGGGTTCGACGTCGACCGCTACAACGCGCTCggctccgcgccggcgccggtgcagAGCGGCGACCCCCGCGAGGTGCTTAGGCACGTCAGCCACGTGCAATAG
- the LOC101781881 gene encoding pathogenesis-related protein 5 has protein sequence MGAIRIANLLLLAGVIWSQATRGAEAAGTTVFTLRNNCSHTIWPATLSGNSAAAVGGGGFELSPYATVSFPAPAGWSGRLWARTGCVAPSGGAAAPSPSRLSCATGDCSGAASCTLGGAPPVTLAEFTLGGADGKDFYDVSLVDGYNVGIGVAATGARVNYATCGYAGCVGDVNALCPPELQMAASGAAGGGDGAAPAPATTTVACRSACEAFGTPEYCCTGAHGGPNTCGPTKYSRLFKAACPAAYSYAYDDPTSTFTCGTGAQYLITFCPGHQ, from the exons ATGGGAGCCATACGCATTGCAAACCTTCTGCTCCTTGCTG GGGTCATCTGGTCACAAGCGACGCGTGGTGCCGAGGCAGCCGGGACGACGGTGTTCACCCTGCGGAACAACTGCAGCCACACGATCTGGCCGGCCACATTGTCCGGGAAcagcgcggcggccgtcgggggcGGGGGATTCGAGCTGTCCCCCTACGCCACCGTCTCGTTCCCGGCCCCCGCGGGCTGGTCGGGCCGCCTCTGGGCGCGCACGGGCTGCGTCGCgccctccggcggcgcggcggcgccgtcgccgtcccggcTCTCGTGCGCCACGGGGGACTGCAGCGGCGCCGCGAGCTGCACCCTGGGCGGGGCGCCGCCCGTGACGCTGGCGGAGTTCACCCTGGGCGGCGCCGACGGGAAGGACTTCTACGACGTGAGCCTGGTGGACGGGTACAACGTGGGCATCGGCGTGGCCGCCACGGGCGCGAGGGTGAACTACGCGACGTGCGGGTACGCCGGGTGCGTCGGGGACGTGAACGCGCTGTGCCCGCCCGAGCTGCAGATGGCGGCGTccggggcggcgggaggaggggacggggcggcgccagcgccggcgacgacgacggtggcgtgccggagcgcGTGCGAGGCGTTCGGGACGCCAGAGTACTGCTGCACGGGCGCGCACGGGGGGCCCAACACCTGCGGGCCGACCAAGTACTCGAGGCTCTTCAAGGCGGCGTGCCCCGCGGCCTACAGCTACGCGTACGACGACCCCACCAGCACCTTCACCTGCGGCACCGGCGCCCAGTACCTCATCACCTTCTGCCCCGGGCACCAGTAG